One Scytonema millei VB511283 genomic window carries:
- the murD gene encoding UDP-N-acetylmuramoyl-L-alanine--D-glutamate ligase, whose translation MSNACVIGLGKSGVAAARLLKREGWQVILSDRSDSASLRQQQQQLAAEGITVCLGHTPNLDSTDSPQLIVVSPGVPWDADILNRARELAIETIGEMELAWRYLNAVPWVGITGTNGKTTTTALVAAIFQTAGLNAPACGNIGYAVCDVALEFRNQGAGSRGAEEQRGKGSNSSHQPLATSHSLDWIIAEISSYQIESAPSVAPRIGVWTTFTPDHLSRHKTLERYYDIKAHLVHQSQLQVINGDDAFLSQEKLNNWQDAYWTSVKGKAFLNCHPDLGTYIEDGWVISGQEQIVQVSALRMVGAHNLQNLLMAVAVARLAGIDKEAIATAIATFPGVPHRLEHICTWQGIDFINDSKATNYDAAQVGLSSVTSPAILIAGGEAKIGDDLAWLQTIQAQAAAVLLIGDAAPAFALRLSQVGYNNYEIVETMARAVARAAELAPQYQARVVLLSPACASFDRYQNFEQRGDDFRQLCLELLK comes from the coding sequence ATGTCCAATGCTTGTGTAATCGGACTCGGAAAATCTGGTGTTGCTGCTGCCCGACTGTTGAAACGAGAGGGTTGGCAAGTGATATTGAGCGATCGCTCTGACTCTGCATCTTTACGCCAGCAGCAGCAACAACTCGCAGCAGAGGGGATTACAGTCTGTTTGGGTCATACTCCAAATTTAGACAGCACGGATTCACCCCAGTTAATTGTTGTCAGTCCTGGCGTACCTTGGGATGCAGATATCTTAAATCGTGCCAGAGAATTAGCGATCGAGACGATTGGTGAAATGGAACTGGCTTGGCGCTATCTCAACGCTGTTCCCTGGGTAGGCATCACTGGTACTAACGGCAAAACCACAACGACAGCTTTAGTTGCAGCAATTTTTCAAACCGCCGGACTCAACGCCCCCGCCTGTGGCAATATTGGCTATGCCGTCTGCGATGTAGCCTTGGAATTTAGGAACCAGGGAGCAGGGAGCAGAGGAGCGGAGGAGCAGAGGGGCAAAGGAAGCAACTCTAGCCACCAGCCACTAGCCACTAGCCACTCATTAGATTGGATAATTGCCGAAATCAGCAGCTATCAAATCGAATCTGCTCCCTCAGTTGCGCCGCGTATTGGTGTTTGGACGACGTTTACACCCGATCACCTCAGCCGCCACAAGACTTTAGAGCGGTATTACGACATCAAAGCGCACCTAGTGCATCAATCCCAATTGCAAGTGATTAATGGCGATGATGCTTTCTTAAGTCAGGAGAAGCTGAATAATTGGCAGGATGCATACTGGACGAGTGTAAAAGGTAAAGCTTTCCTCAACTGCCATCCCGATTTAGGTACTTATATTGAAGACGGTTGGGTTATCTCTGGGCAAGAGCAGATCGTGCAGGTGTCGGCGTTGAGGATGGTAGGCGCGCACAACTTACAAAATTTGCTGATGGCGGTAGCGGTGGCGCGGCTGGCAGGAATTGACAAAGAGGCGATCGCCACTGCAATAGCTACATTTCCAGGCGTTCCCCACCGCTTAGAACACATTTGTACTTGGCAAGGAATTGATTTTATCAACGATAGCAAGGCAACTAACTACGATGCCGCTCAAGTTGGGTTGTCTTCTGTCACTAGCCCTGCAATTCTGATTGCTGGCGGCGAAGCGAAAATTGGTGACGACTTGGCATGGTTGCAAACAATTCAAGCCCAAGCCGCCGCCGTTTTACTCATTGGCGATGCTGCGCCAGCTTTTGCCTTACGTTTATCTCAAGTGGGTTACAACAATTACGAGATTGTGGAAACGATGGCGCGTGCCGTGGCTAGAGCCGCAGAATTAGCCCCACAATATCAGGCACGGGTTGTCTTGCTTTCTCCTGCCTGTGCCAGTTTCGATCGCTACCAAAATTTCGAGCAACGCGGCGACGATTTTCGGCAATTGTGTTTGGAATTGCTGAAATAA
- a CDS encoding chemotaxis protein CheB, producing MNSKREHKIFSHFPNVAFNVVAIAASKGGLNAISQILSALPSDFPAAIAIVQHSSPNCPSYLAEILRYRTRLRVKNAETGELLRPGTVYVAVPNNVSSTGLKDSRRKSR from the coding sequence GTGAATAGCAAGCGCGAACATAAAATCTTTTCCCACTTTCCCAATGTTGCGTTTAACGTTGTAGCGATCGCCGCTTCTAAAGGTGGATTAAATGCAATTAGTCAAATTTTATCCGCCTTACCGTCAGATTTTCCCGCAGCAATTGCGATCGTACAGCACTCGTCTCCCAACTGCCCCAGCTACTTGGCTGAGATCCTTAGATACCGCACTAGATTGCGGGTGAAAAATGCAGAGACAGGAGAATTGCTGCGTCCAGGAACGGTTTATGTTGCCGTGCCTAACAACGTGAGTTCGACGGGGTTAAAAGACAGCAGGAGGAAGAGCAGGTAA
- a CDS encoding response regulator, with protein MKSEPKINVLLVDDYPENLVALEATLKSLGQNLVKAYSGKQALKCLLEQDFAVILLDVQMPEMDGFETASLIRQRERSRHTPIIFLTAISDSDDLKSKGYALGAVDYLLKPIDPIILTSKVAVFVELFKKNLEVQRQAAQLVAKNLEIFQAQAARQQAEAANLMKDEFLAVVSHELRSPLNSILGWSQLMQMRKFDEAKLCQALKIIERNAKSQAQLIDDILDMSRLMRGKVQLSIQPVNAIATIELLLESIRPQLEEKSLQLRTQLDPAVQTIAADPTRLRQIIWNLLSNAIKFTPEKGQIEIRLTQESKEQGAGERELRELRERRELGETRSRGEGRLGAEEQRTNLIPNSEFRIPNSNYAQIQIIDTGIGIRPEFLPQIFDRFRQADSSITRAFGGLGLGLAIVRQLVILHGGTIEAHSEGEGKGTTFTVWLPLANSPATATSPATTTPNPLDVTENNEFDSNSLLNGVNVLVVEDNNDSRDLIQFALEQAGATVTTVSSAADAIAYLERDRPDVLISDIAMPETDGYQFIQQLRASEQQEDRHIPAIALTAHAKPEDRSRSLAAGFQQHITKPVESTALIAAVAELIKQSVISYQ; from the coding sequence ATGAAGTCCGAGCCTAAAATTAACGTCTTATTAGTAGACGATTATCCCGAAAATCTTGTAGCGCTGGAGGCAACGCTCAAAAGTTTAGGACAGAATTTAGTAAAAGCTTATTCCGGCAAACAAGCTTTGAAATGTTTGCTAGAGCAAGATTTTGCTGTCATCCTGCTGGACGTGCAAATGCCAGAAATGGATGGATTTGAAACAGCAAGTCTCATTCGACAAAGAGAGCGATCGCGCCATACACCAATTATTTTTCTCACGGCAATTAGCGATAGCGACGATTTGAAGTCAAAAGGATACGCTCTAGGTGCTGTCGATTATTTACTCAAACCTATCGATCCGATTATACTAACATCTAAAGTTGCAGTATTTGTCGAGTTATTTAAAAAGAATTTAGAGGTGCAACGTCAAGCAGCTCAATTAGTTGCCAAGAATTTAGAAATATTTCAAGCTCAAGCCGCTCGGCAGCAAGCAGAAGCAGCTAACTTAATGAAAGATGAATTTTTGGCAGTTGTTTCTCACGAATTGCGATCGCCCTTGAACTCAATTTTGGGTTGGTCGCAGCTCATGCAAATGCGGAAGTTTGATGAAGCTAAATTGTGCCAAGCACTCAAGATCATCGAACGGAATGCTAAATCTCAAGCGCAACTGATCGATGACATTCTGGATATGTCTAGATTGATGCGGGGGAAAGTACAGCTATCCATTCAACCTGTCAATGCGATCGCCACGATTGAATTGCTATTAGAATCAATTCGTCCCCAGCTTGAGGAGAAATCACTACAACTACGCACGCAACTCGATCCGGCAGTACAAACAATCGCCGCCGATCCAACCCGACTGCGACAAATCATTTGGAATTTGCTCTCCAATGCAATCAAATTCACCCCTGAAAAAGGACAGATCGAGATACGACTGACTCAAGAAAGTAAGGAGCAGGGAGCAGGGGAAAGAGAGCTGAGGGAGCTGAGGGAGAGAAGAGAGCTGGGGGAGACTAGGAGCAGAGGAGAAGGGAGACTAGGAGCAGAGGAGCAGAGGACGAATTTAATTCCGAATTCCGAATTCCGAATTCCGAATTCCAATTACGCTCAAATCCAAATTATCGATACAGGAATTGGCATTCGTCCCGAATTTCTGCCGCAAATTTTCGATCGCTTTCGTCAAGCAGACAGTTCTATTACTCGCGCTTTTGGCGGACTGGGGTTAGGACTGGCGATCGTACGACAACTGGTGATTCTACATGGTGGCACTATTGAAGCTCACAGCGAGGGAGAAGGCAAGGGAACAACGTTTACAGTATGGCTACCACTGGCAAATAGTCCTGCTACAGCAACTTCCCCCGCTACAACGACTCCCAATCCGCTCGACGTGACGGAAAATAATGAATTTGACTCTAATTCATTGCTGAATGGTGTAAACGTGCTAGTCGTCGAGGATAACAACGATAGCCGTGACTTGATCCAATTTGCGCTCGAACAAGCAGGTGCAACTGTCACAACAGTTTCTTCAGCCGCAGATGCAATCGCCTATTTAGAACGCGATCGCCCCGATGTTTTAATTAGCGATATTGCCATGCCAGAAACCGACGGCTATCAATTCATTCAGCAGCTCCGAGCCAGCGAGCAACAGGAAGATCGACACATTCCCGCGATCGCTCTGACTGCTCACGCCAAGCCAGAAGACCGTTCGCGATCGCTAGCAGCAGGATTTCAACAGCACATTACTAAGCCTGTAGAATCTACCGCTCTGATTGCAGCTGTTGCGGAGTTAATCAAGCAGTCAGTTATCAGTTATCAGTGA
- a CDS encoding Crp/Fnr family transcriptional regulator, translating to MSKNSHPADENQLLAILPREEYERLVTNMELVPLTFKQTLYAANESIEYVYFPKSGVVSLLTLMEDGTAVEVGTVGNEGMVGLPVFLGSNKIPGLAMAQIPGEAWRMRVDVFKNKVIPGSTLHDLLQRYTQALFNLISQIAACNRIHSVEERFCRWLLMTQDRVGSDEFPLTQEFLSQMLGVRRPTVSLSASVLQKAGLIRYVRGKMTILDREGLEASSCECYTIVKREFERLVGSDFD from the coding sequence GTGTCGAAAAATTCCCATCCAGCTGATGAAAATCAGCTTCTAGCTATCTTGCCTAGAGAAGAATACGAACGCCTAGTGACTAACATGGAATTAGTCCCCCTGACTTTCAAGCAAACTCTCTACGCAGCTAACGAATCTATTGAGTATGTCTACTTCCCTAAGAGTGGCGTAGTCTCTTTGCTGACGCTGATGGAAGACGGTACAGCAGTTGAAGTGGGAACAGTTGGCAATGAGGGAATGGTAGGTCTCCCCGTATTCCTGGGATCTAATAAGATTCCCGGTCTGGCTATGGCACAAATTCCTGGCGAGGCTTGGAGGATGAGAGTAGATGTGTTTAAAAATAAAGTTATCCCAGGCAGCACGCTTCACGATCTGCTGCAACGCTACACGCAAGCGCTGTTTAACCTGATTTCCCAAATAGCTGCCTGCAATCGCATACACTCAGTTGAGGAGCGATTTTGCCGCTGGTTACTCATGACTCAAGACCGAGTGGGTTCAGATGAGTTTCCGCTCACCCAAGAGTTTCTCTCGCAAATGCTGGGCGTGCGCCGCCCTACTGTCAGTTTGTCAGCCAGCGTTCTTCAGAAAGCGGGGCTGATCCGCTACGTGCGGGGTAAAATGACTATTCTCGACCGAGAAGGGCTAGAAGCTTCCTCCTGCGAGTGTTATACAATTGTCAAGCGGGAATTCGAGCGGTTAGTCGGCAGCGATTTTGACTAG
- a CDS encoding HAS-barrel domain-containing protein — MRLPLPQFTTGDRHPSYIAEVIETSTTEFLAQCLEPEDLSFPVMPPFGSWVKSADDESGNQVYGVVYYATTMPIDSIHRARALGLSLMELREQQPQIFAMLKTEFRAAIIGFEPAKASKRAQRQVYQYLPPRPPQIHQAVYCCQPEDVILFSDRLDFLRTLLQVQGAPVEALTAAAIREVYQLRKADRQWLVQAGRTLSTLLKDDYDRLRYILSQIHP; from the coding sequence ATGCGTCTTCCCCTACCTCAATTTACGACAGGCGATCGCCATCCGAGTTACATAGCCGAAGTGATTGAAACCTCGACAACGGAATTTTTAGCTCAATGCCTGGAACCAGAAGATTTGAGCTTTCCGGTGATGCCACCTTTTGGTAGTTGGGTAAAGTCTGCGGATGATGAATCGGGAAATCAAGTTTATGGGGTAGTTTATTACGCTACCACCATGCCGATCGACTCGATCCATCGGGCAAGGGCTTTAGGGTTATCTCTCATGGAGTTGCGCGAACAGCAGCCGCAAATTTTCGCCATGCTCAAAACTGAATTTCGCGCTGCCATTATCGGCTTTGAGCCAGCTAAAGCCTCAAAACGCGCTCAACGCCAAGTGTATCAATACCTTCCGCCCCGTCCGCCGCAAATTCACCAAGCTGTCTATTGCTGTCAGCCAGAAGATGTGATTTTATTTAGCGATCGCCTGGATTTTTTACGCACTTTGTTGCAAGTTCAAGGTGCGCCTGTAGAAGCTTTAACCGCCGCCGCAATTCGAGAAGTCTATCAATTACGCAAAGCTGATAGACAATGGTTAGTCCAAGCCGGACGCACCCTCAGCACTCTTCTCAAAGACGACTACGATCGCTTGCGCTACATTTTGAGTCAAATACATCCTTAG
- a CDS encoding Crp/Fnr family transcriptional regulator → MTVSLLTSNQSTELRSSRFARRSLLPLRHDALWQIKSGMVRTLTVLADGNYSTLGIWGEGDVVGRVFCSTQTYQIECLTPVEVTLISRSRWHELNEAMISHIQRSGELMEILHCGNAEAAVLQLFTWLANRFGQHVSQGKLIDLRLTHQEIAELVGLTRVTVTRILSDLEKQGLIQRQERQFIVTSDRSPFWHYEI, encoded by the coding sequence ATGACCGTCTCCTTGCTGACATCAAATCAGTCTACCGAGCTGAGATCTTCTCGGTTTGCGCGTCGTTCGCTTCTACCTTTGAGGCACGATGCTCTGTGGCAGATTAAGTCTGGTATGGTTCGCACCTTGACAGTCTTAGCTGATGGGAACTACAGCACTTTGGGAATTTGGGGTGAGGGGGATGTAGTCGGCAGAGTATTTTGTAGCACTCAAACTTACCAAATTGAGTGTTTAACGCCAGTTGAGGTGACTTTGATCTCGAGGTCAAGGTGGCACGAACTCAACGAGGCGATGATTTCGCACATTCAGAGATCGGGTGAGTTGATGGAAATCTTGCACTGTGGCAATGCCGAAGCCGCAGTTTTACAACTGTTTACTTGGCTAGCCAATCGTTTTGGTCAACACGTATCGCAAGGTAAATTAATCGATCTGCGTTTGACTCATCAAGAAATTGCCGAACTAGTAGGATTAACTCGCGTCACGGTAACGCGAATACTGAGCGATTTAGAAAAACAAGGCTTGATTCAACGGCAAGAACGTCAATTTATTGTTACGAGCGATCGCTCACCATTTTGGCACTACGAAATTTGA
- a CDS encoding CTB family bacteriocin yields MSQMTEIKDTALFVELSDREQETVAGGAGLQDLFGPIFFQQTDIDTSAEATSNFNDGSSTTRRTGYKMSQTTFIMPLLSLFGGGGGGRRSRRSRMNMFSLLMSLFS; encoded by the coding sequence ATGTCTCAGATGACAGAAATTAAAGATACAGCACTATTTGTGGAATTATCCGATCGGGAACAAGAAACAGTAGCAGGGGGAGCGGGTTTACAAGATCTGTTTGGTCCTATATTTTTCCAACAAACTGATATTGATACTTCCGCCGAGGCAACTTCAAACTTCAACGACGGCTCTTCCACGACTCGCCGGACGGGTTATAAGATGTCTCAAACTACGTTTATTATGCCTCTACTATCTCTATTCGGTGGTGGTGGCGGCGGACGGCGATCGCGTCGTTCTCGCATGAATATGTTTAGTTTATTAATGTCTCTGTTTAGCTAG